CCTCGCTTGAGCCGGGGCTAGAGCGTACAGCACAGTCAGGACACGTTCGTGCTCTACCACACGTTGGCGCTTCATTCACTCAGAGAAACAAAAAACACGCTCCGCTTACTCGGCGCTTGAGGCACTCATAAAGCTGTTTGGCAGTGGATACATCGGCTGGCTGATAGCGGTCACAGCCAGCTTGAACGTATACTTTTCTGAAGATTTCAACAGTACCTCTAGTCGCGCAACCGTACTCCTGCAAAACATAGTCTCGGTAGACGACTTCCTGAATGTCGTGGCTACCGGGACAGTGCCACTGTTCGAGCATCTTGAGTTCGAATCTCGACTGGAGTACGGCGTGTTCGCCCCCGCTTGAGGAAGCGAACACGAATTCACCAGCCTCCAGATCTCATTCAGGGCGTTCTGCGCTGCTACTACGAGGATGTCTACGGCACACATCCGGTCACACGAGAACGCCAGCACGGCCTCGTCTGGCACCAGCCGAGAATCTGCCGACACTGTCGGAGATCTCCTCGGCGATGTCGCCTGAGAGAACTTCCGAGCGACCTACGGAATCTATTCGATTAGATTCGATGGTTGAACGCCAATCGTTTTATCCGACACTATCGTCAGTTGGCTTGTATTGACTGCCGAGCACGTCGCACCAGCTGTGTACACAAATAGTAACGCATGACACTCGCACAACTCCTCGAACAGTACGTCAGTCTCGGCATTTTCGTTCTCGCTGGGGGGCTTAGCGTCCTCAGCTTTCTCGCATGGCGACGGGAACGTCATAATCAAATGCGAATCGTCACACTCGGGTACGCGATGTTTGCCGTCTATGGACTCACCGTGTTTCTGAAATACCTTTTGCTCCCCTATCTCCCGTACGCGCCGCTCGAACTGCTCGAACACGCAAGTGCACTCTTGATTCTCGGTGGGCTCATGACCTTCTTCGTCGCTCTCACGCGAGACTGAGTAATGTCGGATCCGAACCTCGAACTGGACTCTCGGCGGGTGATCTACCAGCGGATAGCCGACACGCCGGGCGTTCACTTTCGCGCGCTCCTCAGCGACCTCGAGTACGCGCAGGGAACGCTCCAGTATCAGCTCCGCTGGCTCGCCGACGAGGGCTTGATCGACATCTCGGACGACGGCAAGTACACGCGGTACTACCCTGCCGTCGAGTTCGACGAGGCTGATCGAGCAGTGATGAACGCGTTGCGGCGAGAGTATAGTCGCCGCATCCTTGCACACCTTCTCACAGACGGCCCACTCTCGACAACCGAACTCAGCGACCGCCTCGCGAAGGCGCAATCGACCGTTTCGTGGCATCTCTCGAAGCTTGCCGAGGCCAACCTCGTCACCAAAGAGCGCGATGGCCGGAGTGTTATGTATCAGGTTTGCGACCCGGACCGGGTCAAATACCTCTACACGGTTCACCAACGCTCGTTCACTGACAAAGTGGTCGACCGTATTCTGGGCCTCTGGGATGGCTACTAATCCGGGGTCGATACTAATCCGGGGTCGCGTTCGCTGGCATCTCTCGAAGCACCAGTAGACGCAACAGGAGCACGTACACGAGAAACGCAACTGAAGGGCCCAACAGAGGACGGACGAGTCCCGTCAGATCAGTCCCGATCGCTGCTGCGTGAATCGTCCCGAAGGCGAACCCGGCATACGCAAACGAGTGAACGACACGTGGCCCCCACGGGCGCTGGAAGCGTTTCGGGTCAATAAAAGCAACTACCGCGACGACGAGCATGAGCAGCGCCCCCGCACCCACAGCCACGCCGCCGAAAAAGTACGGCATCGAGTATGCCGGCGCTGGAACCGCTCCGATGACGACGAACCACGCGTCGAGGACGCCAAGCCCCGCGTGTAGCAACGTGACGATCATCGCGAACACGGATAGTTCGACGTGGATACGTCTGGCGGCCTCGTGGAGCACCCCGAACGACTCCGTGTTGTAGAAGATGCCCGTGAGGACGGCCAGGTACAGCAACGGGTACGTGATGAGCGCGGCACCGCGGTCGAGGAGCCAGACGAGTTGTGACATTACGATGCTCCCGTCGTTTCGACGACATCGGGACAGCCGTCCGAATCCTGGAATCCGTTATTCGTCTCTGCACGTGTCGGACACTTGTCGGTGGAGTCCTCGATGCCATCTCCGTCGTAATCTGTCGGTGTCTGTCGCTCCAAAACGGTCTGATCGATGAGGTCGCTCTGTGCTTTCTCAGTCGCCTGGGTGGCACGGATGTCGTCGATCTGCCAGAGGATTGGCACGGCCACGACCAGCACGACGATCGCAACGACGGTGATTCGCTGTTTATGTGTCCATGACATGTGAATCGAATCCTCCTGTCGTGTGGAAGACGCCGCCGTGAATGATCAGCGCCTCTAATCCGTCCCACTCGGCTGCTAATTCACGCGCTTCATCGAGGGAGAGTGCAGCGAGCGTCGTTGCCAGGGCATCGGCTTCCATACAGTCCCGGCGCGCGAGGACAGTAACGGACTCGTGACGTGAGCCGAGCGACTCGGTGGTCGCGTCATAGATGTGGTCCGTGTCGTTTCGCGAGCGTCGGTATCCTCCAGACGTCGCGACGAACCAATCCGTATCCAGAATCTTCAGCGGTGTGTCGTCGCCGTACGGGCTCTCGATGGCGACCGGGCCCGTGGGCGGGGACATATCTCCACCACCACTGACGAACCCACGTCGACCAAGCCCTGCGAGCGCTTCGCTGGCTTGGTCAACGATGTACCCCTTCGCGAGGCCGTTGAGGTCAAGCTCGACATCGGTACTGACCTGAGGCCCGCTGACATGGACCGATCCGGTATCGAATTCTGTGGGTGGTGTTTCGTTGTCACCACGCAGGAACGTTTTGAGCTCCTGTTCGACGCGGCCCTGGTGGATATCGAACACTCCGGCGGTCCTGTCGTCGTATTCGAGCCCACGGCGAACGATACGGGCGACGTGTTCGTTCGCGATCGCACCGTCGCGGTTGAGTTGGCTGACGGCACTCGCCCCGTCGAAGGCGTTCAGTTGTGCTTCGAGTGACTCAGCCGTGTCTCGTGCCGCAGTCACCGCAGCGTCGGCCCGGATGCCTGTCGCGTGGACCCGAAACGTTGTATCACAACAGTTGAACTCGCGGTTAATCTCCCCGAACCGTTCGGTGAGCGATGCAAGCGATCCTACCATCTCGGTCACTCGTTCTCTTCGTATTCGTCATCCTCGTGCTCCTCATCTTCGTATTCGTCATCCTCGTGCTCCTCATCTTCGTATTCGTCATCTTCGTATTCGTCATCTTCGTATTCGTCATCCTCGTGCTCGTCATCTTCGTATTCGTCATCCTCGTGCTCCTCATCTTCGTACCGAGACTGCGTCTGAACTGCTGGGGTGAACTCCTTATTTTGCGTCGGCACATCAGAAGCAGCTTGCTGTGGGGTGTCTGACGCGGTCGTACCTGGGTTAGGTTGCTCGCCGGCCTGCGCGAGGCTGCCACCGGGCAGTGCCAGGGCTCCGGCGACACCAGCTGTGAGGAGCGCACCTATGAGCGTGAAGGCGACGAGTTTGTTACTGGGGACTGGAATACGCATGATCAGCTGCACCCCGCTGTAGGATCGCTACCATTGACGTGTCGGTCGTTGCGTTTTGCCATTACAACTGGAGGATTGAGACAACCGTAGTAAGTCGTTGGCGTCCAATCTTCGAATCCTCGTACAGTTATCGAATCGACTCAGAGCGCGAAGTGTGTGGATACTTCTCAGAGGAGACTGTATAATGATATACAGTATATTAGTATCGCACTGTCTATTTGAGCCAGTTTGAGAAGCGAGCAGGTCGTTGCGTGAATTGGTCATGTCGCTCGTCGACCTGCTCAGCAATTGCTTTGCGGCAGATTTAAAAGAACCTTGGGAGCGTGAGCGGACGGCGACGCCCCTCAGGGCGTTCGCCGTCTGGCTCCACGCGACCGGCTGTTCGCTTAGAGGGACAACCCCGATCCTCTCTGAAGTAGGCGTTGAACGCTTTCACGGAGCGGTCTGGAACTGGGTACCTCGGATTACTGACAGCGTTTCCAACCCGCGACGGCGCAACCGTCGCGGGTCGCGGTCATCGAGACTGCTGTCAGAATCAGCGCTGAATGGCCTTGATCGACACGGCACCGATCCAGCGGCTGCGTTTCTGTCCGGTCTCGTCGAGAAACACGATCACTCAGACACCGTGTTTCTCGTCGATCAATTCGGCTATTGGGCTGTCATTCGTTCGTAGGTATCGGTCATGTAATAAATGATCGCCGGAAAGGACGTTACTCCTCGTCCGGCCGGCCGTCCCCTCGGAGTCGGTGCGTGTCGTCGGACGGCTCGGCGCCGTCGACCGCATCGGTGTCCGTTAGCGTCGCGTCGTCCGCCGATCCCGCCGCCTCCGTCGGCTCGACTTGCTTGCCGATCGCTTTCGGGATCACCCGGTGGGTCGCGTCGTCCCACTCGCGCTCGAGTTCCCGCCCCTCGAAGAGCCGATCGAGAAAGACGGCCAGGCCGGCGACCTCTGAGTGTGGCTGGTTCGTCACGCCGACGTTGTAATCGGCCCGCTCGTAGACGTCGAAGGGGACTTTCTCGGCCCCGACGACGACCAACAGCGACCCCTCCTCGTGGTCGCTTCTGACCTCGGATTCGACCGCTTGGATCGGCAGCCCGTACATCGTGAGGTGAACAACAGTCCCCTCGAAGCCTCGGATGACTCCCCGTGGTTCCTCGGTCAACTCGGCGTCGAAGGGACCGCCAAACCGGTCCGTGATGTCCTCGATGGTTCCCTTCGACCCCGAGGCGGCCCCGGAGATGATCACTCGATCGGCGCCGAGCGCCCGGGCTGTCAGGCCCACGTGAGTCGTCATCCGGTTGTCCCGTCCCGGCCGATGGCCGAGCCGGAGGACGACAACCTCGGGATCTGCGTGCATACGTCGGCTTTCGCCCCGGGCCGTTAGGCGGTTTCGGTCGTCGGAGCGGGGAGGCGTCCCGTTCCCGCGTCGAAACCGATTTATTACACCCGATCCCACCGCCGTCAATGCAACTCTCCGGACTGCGGATCTGTATCACCGGTGGCGGCGGGTTCGTCGGGTCACACCTGGCCGACCGCCTCGTCGACGACAACGACCTCCTCGTCGTCGACCACTTCGAAAACGGCCGCCAGGAGTGGATACCCGGGGGCGCAACAGTGATACGGGGCGACCTCCGGGAGCCAACCGTCCGCCGCGAGGCGATCCCCGACGGGACGGATCTGGTCTTTCATTTCGCCGCGGACAAGGCCGTCGACAGCGACGACCCGGACGGACAGTTCCGGGCGAATACGGCTCTGACGGCCTCCGTCCTCGAACGGATGGACACCGCCGGCTGTCGCCGAATCGCGTTCACGTCGTCGTCGACGGTGTACGGAGAGGCCCCGCGGCCGACGCCCGAGGATTACGCCCCGCTGGAACCGATCAGCGCCTACGGGGCGGCGAAACTCGCAGAGGAGGCGCTGTTATCGGTGTACACCCACAGTCACGGGTTCGACGTCTGGTGTTTCCGTTTCGCGAACATCGTCGGCCCGCGGCTCCAGTTGGGGGCCGTGATTCCCGATTTCATCCACAAGCTCCGCGAGGATCCGACCGAACTCGAGATCCTCGGCGACGGCCGCCAGGAGAAGTCCTACATGCACGTCGAGTCGTGTCTGGACGCGATGGAACACGTCGTCGAACACGCCGACGCGCCGATGAACACCTACAACCTCGGTACCCGGACTACGACGTCCGTCCGGCGGATCGCGGACATCGTCGCCGAGGAGATGGGGCTCGACCCCGCCTACAGCTTCACCGGCGGGGACCGCGGCTGGGTCGG
The genomic region above belongs to Natronomonas moolapensis 8.8.11 and contains:
- a CDS encoding FAD:protein FMN transferase, which produces MVGSLASLTERFGEINREFNCCDTTFRVHATGIRADAAVTAARDTAESLEAQLNAFDGASAVSQLNRDGAIANEHVARIVRRGLEYDDRTAGVFDIHQGRVEQELKTFLRGDNETPPTEFDTGSVHVSGPQVSTDVELDLNGLAKGYIVDQASEALAGLGRRGFVSGGGDMSPPTGPVAIESPYGDDTPLKILDTDWFVATSGGYRRSRNDTDHIYDATTESLGSRHESVTVLARRDCMEADALATTLAALSLDEARELAAEWDGLEALIIHGGVFHTTGGFDSHVMDT
- a CDS encoding winged helix-turn-helix transcriptional regulator, giving the protein MSDPNLELDSRRVIYQRIADTPGVHFRALLSDLEYAQGTLQYQLRWLADEGLIDISDDGKYTRYYPAVEFDEADRAVMNALRREYSRRILAHLLTDGPLSTTELSDRLAKAQSTVSWHLSKLAEANLVTKERDGRSVMYQVCDPDRVKYLYTVHQRSFTDKVVDRILGLWDGY
- a CDS encoding NAD-dependent epimerase/dehydratase family protein yields the protein MQLSGLRICITGGGGFVGSHLADRLVDDNDLLVVDHFENGRQEWIPGGATVIRGDLREPTVRREAIPDGTDLVFHFAADKAVDSDDPDGQFRANTALTASVLERMDTAGCRRIAFTSSSTVYGEAPRPTPEDYAPLEPISAYGAAKLAEEALLSVYTHSHGFDVWCFRFANIVGPRLQLGAVIPDFIHKLREDPTELEILGDGRQEKSYMHVESCLDAMEHVVEHADAPMNTYNLGTRTTTSVRRIADIVAEEMGLDPAYSFTGGDRGWVGDVPRMRLSIEKLAATGWTPEASSDDAVRRAVRELLAEG
- a CDS encoding thrombospondin type 3 repeat-containing protein, which gives rise to MSWTHKQRITVVAIVVLVVAVPILWQIDDIRATQATEKAQSDLIDQTVLERQTPTDYDGDGIEDSTDKCPTRAETNNGFQDSDGCPDVVETTGAS
- a CDS encoding pentapeptide repeat-containing protein — protein: MCRRKIRSSPQQFRRSLGTKMRSTRMTNTKMTSTRMTNTKMTNTKMTNTKMRSTRMTNTKMRSTRMTNTKRTSDRDGRIACIAHRTVRGD